AGGAGGCGGGTGCCGCCCCTGGCAAGATCATCCTGGACCTCCGCGGCAACGGGGGAGGAAGCGTCACCGGAGCCCTCGAGTTGACCGACTACCTGGTGGACAACGACGAACCCCCCAACACCCACCCGATCCTCACCTTCGACGGCACGCTGTTCCAGAACACCTCCCGCTACCTGGGCGGATTCGCTGCCAACCTCTCCGGCGTGACCCCGGAGAACTTCGTGGTCCTGGTGGACGGCGCTACGGCGTCGGCGTCCGAGGTCACGGCAGCCGCCCTGCGGGACTATGGAGTCGCGACCCTGGTAGGCACGGCGACCTTCGGCAAGGGCGTGCGCCAGGACGCCGTGACGCTCCTGGACGGCTCGAGACTCTTCATCACCTCCCACTTCATCCTTCCGCCGTCGGGGGTCTCCTACCACGGCATCGGGATCGACCCCGATCTCCTCGTCGAGGCAACCGTGGCCGAGGGCACCATCACCCAGGCCCAGGACCCGCAACTCGAGGCGGCAGTGGCGCTCCTGCTCGGATCGACCCCCGTCTCCCAAGCGCAACGGGCAAGGCGCGTGCCGCGGACGCCCACCGAGGACCCCTGGTCCCGGTTTCTGGGAACCCAGTGATCGCGGGCAGGTCTCGGGTTCGGTTTCGGACGAACCATCTTCCGGTTCGGAACGCCGAGTTGGGGTGCGGTGGCCCGACGTGAGGGCCCCGCGCGGCTCCCCCCGGGTAGGAGCCTGCTCCCGCAGGCGATGCGGCCCCGCAAGGGCCGCTCCAGCGGCTGGCCTTCCGCCGGCTCGCCTGCTGTTCGGCCAAACCTCTGCCCCCGCCGAATCGTGTTGGCCCACCTTGAGAGCGTTTCACGGAACGGGTACGCTGGGAACGGCACGGCTGAATGCACCCGCGAGGCATAGGAGAGCTGCGATGCAACCCGTGGAAAGAGTCGTCAAGGTGTCGCCGAAGGGGCAGATCACCTTGCCCCGGGGGGTAAGGGAACTGCTCGCTTCGGATACCGTTCGGATCGTGGCGGACGAAGACACCATTCGCATCGAACCGGTGCGGGACCTTGCGGGAAGCCTCAGCCGCTACGCACTGCCATCGGTCTCCCCCGATCAGGAGAAGGACACGGCGTGGACGGAGGCGATGCGTGAAAAACATCCACGTCGTTGATGCCAACGTGATACTCCGCTATCTGCTGGCCGACCATCCCGATCATCATCAACGGGCGAGAGTGTTCTTCGAGGGGGTGATTCGGGGTGATACGCGCGCCTTCATCCCCGAGGGCGTTCTCGTCGAATGTGTCTATGTTCTCCTCAAGGTCTACGGCGTGCCCCGAGCCGAGGTCGCCGATCGGCTCTTGGGGGTACTCGGGTATCGGGGGGTTGCAAACGAAGACCGAGCGGTCCTTCTTGCTGCCCTGAGGCTCTTCGCCAAGAAGCCCGTGGACATCGTCGATGCCCTCGTGGTGGCCACCGCGGAAGCCAGGGGTTGGCAAACATTCAGCTTTGATCGCGATATTTCGAAACTTGTCCGGTAACCCCCACCACCTCGGGCTCGGGGCCTCTTCCTGGCGCTTCAGGGCCTTCCCTCTTCCTCCTCTTGCCTCCCCGGCCTCCTCGTGATCTGTATCTCAATGGTCAAGTAGCCACAAATCTTACCCGATCGGTCTCTTGCGGCAGATCAGAGTTGGGACGAAAATCCCAACCATGGCTACCCAGACCTCCCGAGCCCTCGCGGCTGCCACCGACAAGATCCTGCGAAGCCTGGCCCGGGTGCTCCTGCGCCACGGCGTGGCGTACGGAGAGTTCGCCGAGTGGGCCAAGCGGGCCTTCGTGGCTGCGGCCGACGACGGTTTTGGTCTTCCCGGGCGCCGGCCGTCGGCGTCGCGGGCGGCGGTGCTCACGGGGCTCTCCCGCAAGGAAGTGACGCGGCTGCGCCGCCAGCCCGAGCCGGCGGACGCGGACGCGGAGCTGCGGTACAACCGGGCGGCCCGGGTCGTCAGCGCGTGGGTGCGGGAGCCGGGGTTCCAGGCAGCCCCAGGGGCCGACCAGGGCGCTGCGGAGCCCGCGCCCCTGCCGGCGGAGGGGCCTGGGGCGAGCTTTTCCGAGCTGGTGCGCCGCTTCAGCGGGGATGTTCCCGCCCGGGCCGTGCTCGACGAGCTCCTGCGGGTCGGCACGGTCGCGCGGCTTCCCGACGGGCGGATCGAGCTGCTGGAACGGTCCTACGTTCCCCGGATGAGCGCGCAGGAGAAGATCGAGATCCTCGGCACCGACGTCTCGGACCTCATCGCCGCCATCGGGCACAACCTGGACGCGCCCCCGGAGGAGGCGTTCTTCCAGCGCAAGGTGTCCTACGACAACCTCCCCGACGAAGCGTCGGCGGCCCTGCGCCGGGAGGCGGGCCGACGGGCCCAGGCCCTGATCGAAGAGCTCGACCGGCTCTTCGCCCGTCACGACCGCGACGTGACGCCGGAGGTGGCGGGGGCCGGGCGCAAGCGCCTGGTGACCGGGGTGTACGTGTTCGAGGAGGACGTTCCCGCCGAACCGCCGCCGCTGAGCCACGGTGAAGAGGCGGCGGTTCGCGGCACCGAGATCCACGCTTCGTCACCCGAACCGCCGGCGGCTGCCGTGCGACGCGCGCGGCCGAACCCACCGGCGCCGCGCGGAAAAGAGGGAGCCGCCCGGCCATGAACGAGCTCAACGCAAGGTTTCCTGCGCGACCAAGCAACGGCACCGCCGTTCAACCCCGAGAAGGAGGCAAGTCATGAAGACAAGAATCGTTCGTTGGTTGCTGGCCCCGGCCCTGTTCAGCCTCGCCCTGCTCCCCGCCTGCGGGGGCAGCAGTGGGGGGAGCAGCGGCGGCGGAACCGGGGGTTCCGGGTCCGCGTTCGTCTCGGGCACCATCGACAGCTTCGGCAGTATCCGGGTCAACGGCCTGACCCTCGAGACTCCCGCCGGGACTCCGGTGAAGATCGACGACAACCCCAAGGGCCTCGACGACCTCCAGGTGGGCATGGTGGTGCGCGTGGAGGCGGAGCTCAACGACGACCGGGTCACCGGCCGGGCCGAGGGCATCGAGGCCGTACACGAGCTCAAGGGGCCGGTGACGGCCGTGCTCAACCCGAGTACCGGCACCATCGGCGTCCTCAATCAGGTGGTGCGCCTGATCGACACCACGGTCTTTGCCGATCTCCCCGGGGGCGCAGGCTCTCTGGTGGTCGGAGATTTCGTGGAGGTGAGCGGATTTCGGTCCGCCGACGGCTCCTTCCGGGCCACCCGGGTCCAGCGCAAGGGAGCCGGCTTCGACGACGTGCCCGAGGCCGAGCTCGAGGTCAAGGGGACCGTGGCGAACCTGGACACCACGGCCGACACCTTTCGGCTCGGCACGTTGACCGTCGACTACGGCCTGGCGGTGCTCGACCCGAGCGTCGCGGCGGCGGGCGGCCTGGCCAACGGCCTCGTGGTAGAAGTGAAGAGCGACCAGGATCTCCTTGGCGGTGCGGTGGTCGCTTCCTTCATCAAGGCTGAGAACCCCGAGCTCGAGCACGGCATCGAGGTGCGGGCCAAGGGCATCATCACCTCGTTTGTCTCGGCCACGGACTTCGAGGTGGACGGCCGCTTCGTGACCACCACGGCCCAGACCCAGTTCCGGCGCGGCACCGCGGCCAGCCTGGCCGTCGGCAGGGTCGTGGAGGTGGAGGGCGAGGTGAACGATCAGGGCGTGCTCGTGGTCCGAGAGGTCTCCTTCGAGCTCGCCAAGACCGTGAAGCTCCAGGGCGACGTGAGCGCGAAGACGGCGAGCAGCGTTACCGTGCTCGGGGTGACCGTGCAGGTGAATGCGTCGACCATCCTGCGCGACAAGCGCGACGACGTCTCCCCCTTCGGGCTGGACCAGCTCCAGGTGGGCGACCGGGTCGACCTGCGCGGCTTCCTGGAGGGCGGCAGCGCCGTGGCCGCCCGGCTGGAGCGGGAAGACCCCCGGTCCGACGGTCGGGTGATCCTCCAGGGGCCGAGCTCCGGCGTCGCGGGAGACGTGGTGACCGTGCTCGGCGCCGAGGTGGACACCTCCACGGTGAGCGACAGCCGCTTCGAGAACGCCGCCCGGCAAGACATCACCCGCGCGGCGTTCCTCCAGGCAGCCGGCGTGGCCGGCACCCTGGTGAAGTTCCGGGGCACCCAGACGCCGGCCGGCATCACCTGGGAGCGCGCCGAGCTCGAAGCGCCCAAGGCCTTCGCCAACGACGGCTCCAACGAGTTCGAGTTCGAGCTCGAAGTGGAGAACGAAACCGAGAACGAGACGGAAAACGAGACGGAAAACGAGACGGAGACCCCGGGCTGACCGGAGTGGGGGGGCGCCCGCGGCCGTGAACGAAGAGGCCCACCCCGCCAGGGGTGGGCCTTTCTTCCGAGCCGTCACAACCACCCTGTAGATCGTCGGGCTTCTGCGGGGGAGTGGCCAGCTCCACCGACCGCAAGGGGTCTCGCCAAGGGGCTCGCCGAGTTCTCTGCGCCCCTCCAGCCTGGCGGTGCAAGGTCCGGGCAAGGTGGATAGGCCATTGCCTTGTGCCCGGCGACCCCGGGCGCCCGACGGCCGTTTGCTCCCCTCGCAGGCCGGTGTTATATGCTCTCCGTGACTTTACGTGAGGGGAGGGACTCCCGTATCCTACCTCCCTGGTTGGCCTCCCGGGAGGCGGTCCCTGCCCAGCCGGTAGGGTCGTTTGCGATTCCACGCAGAGCTTCGATGCCGCCGCCGCGGGGCGCCCCCAGGCCTAGGTGCTCCCCACCCCGCCGAGCGGGTCCCCGACGGTTTCACCCCCCGAGAGAAGGCCGTGATGACGGGACCAGCCCTCGCCGCCACCCTTGCCCTGGCGACGCTCCCCCCCGGGAGCGCCCGGCGGGCCACCTCCCGGGTCCACCTTCCCCGGCCGGGAGCTTTCCGACGCCCAAGAGGTTGTTGATGCGCCCACACGTCCTCGGGCTCGCGCTCTGCCTCGCCTTCGCGGGCTCCGGCCTGGCCGCGAGCCCTCCTTCGGCTGCCCGAGCCCAGCTCCCGCCCGGGGTCTCGCTGCCCGACAATCTGGACGTGAACCGTCTGCTGCGGCAGTTGGAAAGACCCGCCCCGGGTTCGACGCCGGCCCCTCCTGCTGCCGCTGTGCCAGGCTCGCTTACGACCGACGAAGGCCGGGCCGCGGCCGAGGAGGAGCGGGAGGAGCAGAGGAAGCAGGAGCACCGCGGGGCCCTGCGGCGCCAGGCGGAGGTCCTTCTGCGCGACGGGGTCCTCTCCGAGGACGACCGCAAGTTCCTGGCGCTTCGGGGTCAGGAGCTGGGCCTGGAGCCCGGGGAAGCGGGGGAGGTCATCGCCGGTGCCGTGGAAGCGCACCGGCGGCTCCTGGTCTACCGCTCCTACGTCGAGACCTTCCTCGGCGACGGCGTGCTCGACCCCACGGAGTCGGAGCTCCTCGCGGGCAAGCGCGCAGAGCTTCAGATCTCCGAGGCGTCGCACGGCGACGAGCTCAGCCGCGCGCGTCAACGCGCCGGCGGGCTGGCCCGGGATGTCCTCCAAGAGGTCAAGGGCGCGACCCCGGACTCCCCGGCCCCTTCCCTGGAGCGCTTCGGCCGCGGGGTGTTCGATCAGGCACCTGCGCTCTTCACCCCCCCCGCGGGGACCCCGCCGCCGGATTCCTACGTCATCGGGCCCGGCGACGAGTTCCTCGTCACCCTCTGGGGGCGCTTCGAGAGCGAGAGTCGGCTGGTCGTCGACGGGGAGGGGCGCGTGCAGTTCCCCCGGGTGGGGCCCGTCCGGGTCGGGGGGCTGGCCTACGCCGACGCCCGGGCGCTGCTCAAGGCCCGGGCGGAGTCCATCACGGGGGTGAGCGCGGCGGTGACGCTCTCCGGCACCCGATCGGTGCAGGTCTTCGTGGTGGGCGAGGCCCAGCGGCCGGGCTCGGTCACCCTGACGCCGCTCTCCACCGTCATCCACGCGGTCATGGCTGCCGGCGGGCCCACCACCCTGGGCTCGCTTCGCCGGGTGCTCCTGCGCCGCGCGGGCAACGTGGCGGCCACCCTCGATCTCTACGACTTCATCCAGAAGGGCGAGACCCGGGGTGACCGGCCCCTGGAGAACGGCGACGTGGTGGTGCTGCCCAAGGCCGAGACCCTCGTCCGGCTCCAGGGCCGGGTCAAGCGCCCTGCCATCTACGAGCTCAGGCAGGGCGAGGGCCTTCGGGCCCTCCTGCAGCTGGCCGGAGGTCTCGAGCCCGACGCGTTCGGGGGCCGCCTCCAGGTGGAGCGCGCCGAGGGAAACCGGCGGCGCGAGGTCCTCGACGTGGCCTTCTCCGAGCTGGCCGGCGATTTCGAGCTTCGCGACGGCGACGTGGTCCGGGTCTTTCCCCTGGACCCGGAAGTCCGCAACCAGGTCACGCTCCTGGGCCACGTGTACCGGCCCGGGGCCTACGCCTTCGCCGAAGGCATGCGGGTGGCCGACCTCCTGGGTTCTACCGAGAATCTCAAGCCCGACGTGGACCTGTCCTATGGTGTCGTGCTCCGCGAGACCGGGCCCGACCGCACGCGGGAGGTGCTCCCCTTCCGGCCCGGCCCGGCGCTGGAGGGCCGCGGGCCGGCCGAGAACCTCGCGCTTCGCCCCCGGGACGAAGTCTACATCTTCTCCCGGTACCAGTTTCGCCCGCCCCTCCAGGCCCAGGCCACGGGGGAGCTCCGGAGCCCGGGCCTGTACCGCATCCCCCGGGGGGCCCGGGTCGCAGACCTGGTGCGCCTGGCCGGCGGCCTGGGGCCCGAGGCGCTCCTGAGCCGGGCGCAGGTGCTCCGGTACCTGCCGGACCGCTCCCGGGAAACCCTCTACGTCGACCTCGGCAGGGCGCTCGCCGGCGACCCCGCAGAGAACCTGGAGCTCGCCGACCAGGACCACCTGATCGTCCACTCGGTCTGGGACGAGACCTTCGAGGAGACGGTCCGGATCGAGGGGGAGGTGAAGCGGCCGGGCCGCGTCCCCCTCACCCGGGGGATGACGGCGAGGGAGCTCGTCTTCAAGGCCGGGGGCCTCACCAAGGATGCCTACCTGCCCGTGGCCCACCTCTACCGCACCGACCGGCGCTCGAAGGAGGTGACGATCCACACCTTCCACCTCGAGGGGGCCCTGCAGTCCGACCCGGCGGAGGACCTGCTCCTGCGCGATCAGGACCACGTGGTCATCCACTCGGCCTTCCAGTTCGCGCCGGTGCGCACCGTGAGCGTGTCGGGCCAGGTCAACGCCCCGGGCACCTACCCCCACGCCTCGAACATGAGGGTGCGCGACCTCGTGCTCGCCGCCGGCGGCGTCAGGGAGCAGGCCTACCTCGCCGAGGCCGAGGTGGTGCGCACCCGGGTGGTGGAGGGCGAGATCGCCGAGGTGGAGACCGTGCGCTTCTCCCTGGAGCGGGCCCTCGCCGGCGACCCCGAGGCCAACCTGCCCGTGGGGCCCTGGGACAAGCTCTTCGTCAAGACCATCCCCGAGTGGCGCGAGACCTGGAAGGTCGAGCTCTCGGGGGAGGTGCGGTTCCCGGGCACCTACTACATCTTC
The sequence above is a segment of the Thermodesulfobacteriota bacterium genome. Coding sequences within it:
- a CDS encoding AbrB/MazE/SpoVT family DNA-binding domain-containing protein; the protein is MQPVERVVKVSPKGQITLPRGVRELLASDTVRIVADEDTIRIEPVRDLAGSLSRYALPSVSPDQEKDTAWTEAMREKHPRR
- a CDS encoding PIN domain-containing protein, which gives rise to MKNIHVVDANVILRYLLADHPDHHQRARVFFEGVIRGDTRAFIPEGVLVECVYVLLKVYGVPRAEVADRLLGVLGYRGVANEDRAVLLAALRLFAKKPVDIVDALVVATAEARGWQTFSFDRDISKLVR
- a CDS encoding DUF6502 family protein, coding for MATQTSRALAAATDKILRSLARVLLRHGVAYGEFAEWAKRAFVAAADDGFGLPGRRPSASRAAVLTGLSRKEVTRLRRQPEPADADAELRYNRAARVVSAWVREPGFQAAPGADQGAAEPAPLPAEGPGASFSELVRRFSGDVPARAVLDELLRVGTVARLPDGRIELLERSYVPRMSAQEKIEILGTDVSDLIAAIGHNLDAPPEEAFFQRKVSYDNLPDEASAALRREAGRRAQALIEELDRLFARHDRDVTPEVAGAGRKRLVTGVYVFEEDVPAEPPPLSHGEEAAVRGTEIHASSPEPPAAAVRRARPNPPAPRGKEGAARP
- a CDS encoding DUF5666 domain-containing protein, translated to MKTRIVRWLLAPALFSLALLPACGGSSGGSSGGGTGGSGSAFVSGTIDSFGSIRVNGLTLETPAGTPVKIDDNPKGLDDLQVGMVVRVEAELNDDRVTGRAEGIEAVHELKGPVTAVLNPSTGTIGVLNQVVRLIDTTVFADLPGGAGSLVVGDFVEVSGFRSADGSFRATRVQRKGAGFDDVPEAELEVKGTVANLDTTADTFRLGTLTVDYGLAVLDPSVAAAGGLANGLVVEVKSDQDLLGGAVVASFIKAENPELEHGIEVRAKGIITSFVSATDFEVDGRFVTTTAQTQFRRGTAASLAVGRVVEVEGEVNDQGVLVVREVSFELAKTVKLQGDVSAKTASSVTVLGVTVQVNASTILRDKRDDVSPFGLDQLQVGDRVDLRGFLEGGSAVAARLEREDPRSDGRVILQGPSSGVAGDVVTVLGAEVDTSTVSDSRFENAARQDITRAAFLQAAGVAGTLVKFRGTQTPAGITWERAELEAPKAFANDGSNEFEFELEVENETENETENETENETETPG
- a CDS encoding SLBB domain-containing protein, whose protein sequence is MRPHVLGLALCLAFAGSGLAASPPSAARAQLPPGVSLPDNLDVNRLLRQLERPAPGSTPAPPAAAVPGSLTTDEGRAAAEEEREEQRKQEHRGALRRQAEVLLRDGVLSEDDRKFLALRGQELGLEPGEAGEVIAGAVEAHRRLLVYRSYVETFLGDGVLDPTESELLAGKRAELQISEASHGDELSRARQRAGGLARDVLQEVKGATPDSPAPSLERFGRGVFDQAPALFTPPAGTPPPDSYVIGPGDEFLVTLWGRFESESRLVVDGEGRVQFPRVGPVRVGGLAYADARALLKARAESITGVSAAVTLSGTRSVQVFVVGEAQRPGSVTLTPLSTVIHAVMAAGGPTTLGSLRRVLLRRAGNVAATLDLYDFIQKGETRGDRPLENGDVVVLPKAETLVRLQGRVKRPAIYELRQGEGLRALLQLAGGLEPDAFGGRLQVERAEGNRRREVLDVAFSELAGDFELRDGDVVRVFPLDPEVRNQVTLLGHVYRPGAYAFAEGMRVADLLGSTENLKPDVDLSYGVVLRETGPDRTREVLPFRPGPALEGRGPAENLALRPRDEVYIFSRYQFRPPLQAQATGELRSPGLYRIPRGARVADLVRLAGGLGPEALLSRAQVLRYLPDRSRETLYVDLGRALAGDPAENLELADQDHLIVHSVWDETFEETVRIEGEVKRPGRVPLTRGMTARELVFKAGGLTKDAYLPVAHLYRTDRRSKEVTIHTFHLEGALQSDPAEDLLLRDQDHVVIHSAFQFAPVRTVSVSGQVNAPGTYPHASNMRVRDLVLAAGGVREQAYLAEAEVVRTRVVEGEIAEVETVRFSLERALAGDPEANLPVGPWDKLFVKTIPEWRETWKVELSGEVRFPGTYYIFKGERLSSVLERAGGYTPEAYLRGAVFTRESAREQQQRRLDELRDTLEQTVLRAASAEVQTALSPEDVAAQRQFLEAQRQLLQKLQAVRATGRVVMRALPLDELRGTQWDIVLEDGDALALPKTPQTVAVVGEVYNPTSLLWEPDNRRVEHYLQKTGGPTPDAEDRRIYVVRADGTVVSPGSADSGNWWSRGGIRSLDLLPGDTVLVPEKVLRVSFMRELKDITQVLFQIAVTAGVAVALF